The Phycisphaerales bacterium sequence GCCCTGGATGATCTCGTGCGCCAGGTTGAACGTCGCGAACGCCATCTCCTGGCTGCTCGCCATCACGCCCACCTGCTTCGCCGTCTGGTTCACGATGATGCTGGGGTTGAACCGCATCAGGTCGCACGCCTTGGCCGCCGGCACGTCCATGCTCAGCCACGTGGTCATGAACTCCTTGGGCCCGCCCACGATCACCGTGTTGTCGTAGGCCTCGTTCATCACCATCACCTTCTCCCACGGCCCCACGTCGTGCCACACCACGAACTCATTCGTTGCCGCCACCGGGGCGCCGAAGGTCTCAAAGTGCGTGGTCACGAAGCGGCGCGTCTCCACCGGCCACGTGGTCACGAACTGGTCCACCTGCTCGCGGGTCACGGTCGTGGTCTGCGTTGTGCGGTTGGCGTCACGCGTGATGGTCGTATCGCGCGTGGTGTCACGCCGCGTCGGGTCCGTCGTCCCCGGCTGCCGCGTGTCGCGGTTGGGATCGCGCAGGTCACGGTTAGGGTCGCGCGTGTCGCGGTTGGGATCCGTGGTCCCCGGCTGACGCGGCGTGGTCGGAGTCGTCGGCGTCGTCGTCGGTGAGGTCGGCTGGGTCGGACGCGTGGTGTCCGGAGTCCGCGGCGTCGTCGTCGGCGGTGTCGTCGGCTGCGTCGGACGAGTCGTGTCCGGCTGACGCGGCGTCGTCGGCTGATCCGGACGCGTCGGCGTCGTCGTCGGCGGCGTCGTGGGGTTCGTCGGCTGAGTGGGTTGCGTCGGCTGCGAAGGCTGCGTCGGCTGCGTCGTCGGCTGCGCGATCGACACGGCCGCGCCCACCGCCGCGATCAATGCGGTCACACTCACAAAGCGGTTCAGCTTGTTCATACAACTCCTTTCGTAAGCGAGAGAAGGGTCCAGCTCACCGTGCCGTGTGGACCTCAACATCCTCTCAACGAGAGTTGAAAGTCCCGGGGTGATCACCTAAGAACTCCACCCGGCTCTCACACCACCCGGGACCAAGCACCAGCACACGGAGTCAGCTCATGCGCGCCGCCATCATCCTCATCCTCGCCCTCGCCGCCGGTGGCGGCATCCTCTACATGGCCACCAGCCCGCGGACCAACAAGGACGGTGGCAAAGAAGCCCCCGCCGGCAAGGTCACCAAGACCGCCGCTCCCGCCCCGCTCTCCGACGCCGACCTCCGCGCCCACGGCCAGTACCTCGTCACCATCATGGCCTGCAACGACTGCCACACCCCCCACGACGACAAGGGCCAGCCCATCAAGGACCGCCTCCTCTCCGGCCACCCCGAGCAGGCGCCGCTCCCCACCTGGAACCCGTCGATGATCCAGCAGGGCAACATCGGCACCATCGCCCCCACCCTCACCGCCTTCGCCACGCCCCTGGGCACCGCCGTCGCCCCCAACCTCACGCCCGACATGGAGACCGGCCTCCTCGGCGTCATGACCCTCGACACCTTCGCCAAGAGCTTCAAGACCGGCCAGCACTGGAAGGGCGGCCGCCCCATCCTGCCCCCCATGCCCGTGGGCTACTACAAGGAGCTCAAGGACGAGGACGTCAAGGCGATCTACACCTACCTCAAGTCCCTCCCCGCGGTGAAGAACAAGGCCCCCGACTCCACCTTCACCCCCCCACCGGGCATGCCCGCCGCACCCGCACCGGGCCACTGACCCGTGCCATCGAGATGTCCTCATCTCGATGGTTGGCCAGCGACAGGTCACTCAACCGCAATCGCTGCCTGCAAGGCAGCAGGCCAGTAGCCGCGGGCAGAGCGAGGCGCTTCGCCGAGCGCCGCCCACGGACACCTCGGCCGCGCTCCCACCCGCACCCTGAAAGGGTGCACGAAGCGCGAAGTCCACCACCACGATCCCGGTCTTTCCCCCACCACTCCCACGCCCGCCATCCCCTAGAATCCCAACCCCGCCCACCCGCGGGGTTTTTCACTTCCAAGGTCCCCCCTCCGCGCACCTCCGCCCTACTCCGCGATCCTCCGCGTTAAGGCTCTGAAGCGAGACCCTGAATGTCCACCATCGCCAACACGACCACCCCCACCCCCCGCCCCGCCCCCACCAAGCCCGCCCGCACCTACATCAAGGACTTCTCCGAGCCCCCGCAGGACATCGCCGGCGAGTTCGCCATCATCAACAAGCAGCTGGGCACCACCAAGGACCAGAAGAAGTACTTTCTCAAGTGCCTGCTGGGCGACAAGACCGGCCAGGTCCCCGCCCGCATGTGGACCATCGACGAGCCCACCTACACCAGCCTCCCTACCGACGGCTTCGTCTACGTCGAGGGCCAGACCCAGGCCTACCAGGGCGAGGTCCAGTTCATCATCCAGCGCATCCGCCCCATCGAGCCCACCCCCGAGCAGATGCGCGACCTGCTCCCCTGCTCCGCCCGCGACTGCGACGAGATGTTCGGCGAGCTCCTCGCCGTGCTCGACACGCTGACGCACCCCGCCGCGAAGGCCCTCGCCAAGGCCTATACCGACGACAAGTTCTTAATGGACGCCCTCAAGCAGGCCCCCGCCGCCAAGTCCATGCACCACGCCTACCTCGGCGGCCTGCTCGAGCACACCCTGACCCTCGTCAAGCTCGCCGACCGCATCTGCCCCCTCTACCCCAAGATCAACCGCGACATCGTGATCCTGGGCCTCTTCCTCCACGACCTGGGCAAGACCCGCGAGCTCTGCTACGACCGCGCCTTCTGCTACTCCGACCGCGGCGAGCTTATCGGCCACATCGTGGACGGCGCCATCATGCTCCACGACAAGGCCCAGCTCGTCATGCGCGATTATGGGTTGCGCCTGCCGCATGGGTTGTTGACGGTGTTGCAGCACATCATCATCTCCCACCACGGCCAGCCCGAGTTCGGCGCCGCCAAGGTCCCCTCCACCCCCGAGGCCATCCTGGTCTCGCAGCTCGACAACCTGGACGCGAAGACGACGATGTCGCTGGCCGCAGCGCGGCCCGACCGCGCCAACGCGTTCGACCTCGGCGGCAACTTCACGGAGAAGCAGTGGGCGCTGGATACGAAGCTGTACCGGCCTGATCCGCTGGCGTGACGTGCGGTGAGGTTCGTCACGACCCGGCGTGCCACTGGCGGCTTTGCCCGCCAGTGCGGCGGTGACGCGGGGCGCGGCGGCGACACCCGCGCGCACAGGCGCAACCGCGGCACTGGCGGGCGAGCCGCCAGTGGCACCGGGCTCCTCCTCAGCACGGGGCAACCGCGGCACTTGTCGGCGAGCAACCAGTCGCACCGGGCCCTGCGCACCGCTGCACTACGATCAAACGTGCTCAAGTGGATGCTGCGTAACTGGGCGTTCAAAAACCTCAACCCACGCGGGCGGCGGCTGGAGCGGCGCAGGACCCGCCAGGCGTGGCTCGTGATGCTGGGAGTGGTGGTCGTCTTCCTGCTCATCCTGGTCTACAGGATGGTCGCTCGCTGATTCAGTGCCGACATTGCGCGGGCCCTGAGGGTCCCCGCGCGCTCTGCGTCGCCGCGGCACTGGCGGGCAAAGCCGCCAATGGCACGAATGCTCGAGCAAACGCCGCGCATGCTCGCGCAAACGCGGGAAATGCTCGCGCAAAAGCTCCAAATGATCGCGCAAACGCGGCAAATGCTCGCGCAAAGACTCCAAATGATCGCGCAAACGCGGGAAATGCTCGCGCAAAAGCTCCAAATGCTCGCGCACTTTGGGCAACGGGCCGCGCCTGTTGCAACCTCGCGGCCATTTCAGAACCCGAACAGGCGTGGTCTTTGAGGCGGTTATCAGGACGAAGCGGCCCGCGCCGACGGCGCAGGCGGAATAAACGGGCCAAATCCAGGCAAGTCAGTTCAGTTGAAAACCAGTGCCGCCGATGAGGGGTGCATGACCTGGAGGGCCTGCGGCGACGTTGCCGGGGTTTCCGGGTGGAACTTTTCGGGTCCAGTACTGCCGTCCAAAGCGTCCGATCTCATCAACTTTGTCGCCGCGCGGGAGGAGGGGTGGGAGGACAACCTTGTCGCCCTCAACATCCCGCCCGCCCGCATCGCGGCCCTGAAGGCGGCGCTCGCCAAGGCGCAGGCCTCGGAGGCGGCGCAGATCAAGGCCAAGGCCGCGGCCCTGGCGGCCACCACCGAGTACAACACCAACACCCGCCTGCTCCGCGTGGAGGCGGCCGCGTGCGTGCGCGACATCGAGACCACCGCCCGCAACAGCAGCAACCCCGGCGCGACGTACGCCCTGGGGCAGATCCCCGCCCCCAAGGAGCCCGGCACCGCCCCGCCCCCCGCGCAGCCGCGGGACCTGACGGCGCAGATCGACAGCGACGGGGCCCTCACCATCAAGTGGAAGTGCAGCAACCCCCGCGGGATCAGCAACGTGGTCTACCAGGTCAAGCGCCGCCTCAACACCGGGGCCTTCGTGCTGCTGGACGTGGTGGGCGAGAAGCAGTTCGTGGATGCCACCATCCCCGCGGGCACGCGGTCGGTGGCGTACATCGTGACCGGCAAGCGCGGGCAGCAGTCCGGCCCGCAGTCGGCCCTGTTCACGGTGCAGTTCGGGGTTGAGGGCGGCGGGGGGATGTTCATCGCCGACCAGTTCAGCCAGGAGACCCAGCTGAAGGGCAAGGCCGCGGCCTGAGCCAACTCCCTTGGCGTCCTTTTCCGGCGGGGGCCTGCGCGAGCGGGCCCCCGCTGTCGTTGGCAGCCCGCCACTTTGGTGGCACGCCGCCCAACCCGGTGTAGCTTCCCCCTTATCGGAGCGCGCCGTGGAAACGGCTGGGCCACCGCCGCGCCCAAGGGAGTGAGCCCATGCGTCCCGCACTGACCATCACCACCATCGCCGCAATCACCGCCATCACCGCCCTCACCGCCACCCACACCAGCGCCGACGTCCTCTTCAGCAACTTCGGCCCCGGCGACAGCTACGACACCGTCTACGGCTGGACCCTCTCCTACGGCGGCCCCCTCGGCGGCGACGCCTTCGAGGACGCCGTGCCCTTTACCGTCACCGGCGGCAACTACTACTTCGACTCCGCCGAGGTCGCCGTCAACCACTTCTACGGCCCCGACCGCGTCTTCTTCACTCTCCACGCCGACGCGAGCGGCGTCCCCGGCGCCGTCCTCGACCAGACCAGCGCGGGCGGCACCATCACCCCCGGCACCATGCCCCCGCCCATGCTCGCCCCCTTCGGCGGCGACGTCATCCTGCAGAACGGCCAGACCTACTGGCTCTCCCTTCGCACCGAAGAAACCGACGCCCACCTCTCCTGGGCCTACAACGTTGTCGACGACTTCGGCCTCCGCGCCTGGCAGGTCAACAACGGCCCCTGGAACCCCGCCACCGGCATCCCCGGCACCGACTCCGAACGCGCCGCCTTCCGCATCAACGCCACCCCAGTCCCGCCCCCGCCGCACTCCCCATCCTCTCCATCGCCCTCACCACCCTCGCCCGCCGCCGCCGCTGACCTTTCCAAGTGCACTGACGACGTCCTCGCGTGCCATGGCGACGTCTTCGTCGCTATGCGTCTTCGCCGCGGCCCACACTCCGATCACGTGTGGCATGCTCACCGCCTGGGTGAGCACGTCCTCGCGTGCCATGGCAACGTCTTCGTCGCTATGGACTCGCGCCCCCAGACACCTGGATCTCGACCAAACTCCCATCACCACCTGACCTGAAACCGCTTGAACCAGCACGACGTCGGTCCCCGGCGCCCACGGCTAGCCTTGCGCGCTTGACCGCCCGCGTCCCGCGCGGTGCGTGCCGCGTGCGGCGGGCCAAACAAGGAGCAGACTCATGGCAAACGAACCCGGCAAGTACCAGGGACGCGGCGGGCCCGAGGGCGGCATGCCCACCGACGGACGCTTTGGCGCCAACCAGGTCCCGGGCCCGCAGGTGCAGGCCAACCTCGACCACCACAGCCAGCAGGTGCAGCAGAACCAGCAGCAAGAGAAAGGCGGCGACACCGGCGGCCAAGGGCGGCAGGCGCAGGGCGGGAGCGACAGCCAGCGCAAGAACAAGTAGCAGCAGCCCCGCGCCGGCCCCACCAGCCCGCGCGGGTATTCAGCGTACGGCGCTCGCCGGGGTGCCATCGATTGACCGCTGCCCTGAGCGGTCAATCGATGCGTGCGACACCGAGCGCCAAGCGAGATCGACTTGCCGCGCGCAGCCCCCTACACCACCCCCACTTACCACCGTCACCCCCACTTCCCCGTTCCAACGACCAGCGCAACCGTTGTCACCAGACGCGCGCAATCGCCCTCCCGCGCAACCACCCCACCCACACCACCTTCGCCACCATCGGCGACGTTTGTGCGCACAACTCCGCACGCGCACCAACCCGATCTCCCAGAATCGACAGATTTTCTTGCCCCGAGAATCACAGGCCCAAACGCACGCACGCCCACCACCACCCCTCAAAAAGCGCGCACAAACATCGCCCTCCACCCTTGAGGTAGAGGACCCGCGCGATGCACACCCCACCCACCAACCCGCATGCCTCCCATGACTCGCACGCCTCCCATCCGCCCCTCCCCCCCTCCGACACCGCACATCCGACATCCGACATCAACGCCCCCCTCACCCCCCGCGGCCGCGAGATCTTCGAAGCTTGGTTCGACCACGACTCCCGCCTCCCGCACCTCGCCCACAACCTCGGCATCTCCGTCCTCGAGCTTGCCGCCTGGGCCGCGCAGCCGCACATCAAGCACCACCTGGACCAGATCACCAGCATCGCCAACCATCGCACGCAGACGCTGCACGCCGAGTCCAACCACGCGGCCCTCTCGCGATTGCTCGGCATCGCCACCTACTCCAACCACGAAGAGACCGCCCGCCGCGCAGCCACCACCATCCTGCGCATGTCAAGCCCGACGCGCCAGCGAGGGTCCAACCCCGACGACCCCACGCACGACCCAAGACGCAGACCGCCCGACGGCTCACCTCCGCCTCCACGCTCGCCAGCGCCCCGCGCACCGACCCATCAACCAAGCGCCGCCACGACTCGCGCAACGGACAACGCCACGGCGAAGCCACCCGCCGGCATCATCACAAACCCAACATCACGCAACCAGCTTCGCCCGCAGCCTTGCGACCGCCGCGAGCACGTCGTCCCGCGCCGAGGCCGCCAGCATCCACCCCGGCAGCCGCGCGAGGTAGCTCCTGTTCACCCGCTGCCCATTGACCACAACCCGCGGCCGGTGCGTCGCCGCGATGTAACTCTCAAGATCACCCAGCTGCCGCCCGTTGTACACCCACAGCGTCCGCCCGCGGCACGGCGTGACCAGCCACAACGGCAGCCGGAACACGATGTCGACCGCCTCGCGTCCCCACAAGAAGTTCGGCTTGCGCTGCTCCAGATGACCGCACTGACACGTCAGGGTGAAGGGCCCCGACCACAGCGACCGCCGCTCGCCCCCCTTCCGATCCTCTTGGCGATGGAACCACCCGCGCGCGCCCCCTGCACCTTGGGCAGTGCACCAGGAACTCGTCCGCATAGGCGTACACCGAGCAACCCGAGTCGATGTGCCGTGCCTGCACCATGGTGCTCAGATCCCGTACACCGCCTCCGCCTTCTCGCGCAGGTGCCGCAGCAGCGGCTCCGCCGAGAGCTCCTTCCCCGTCACCTTCTTGCACAGCTCGCCCGCCAGGTAGCGGCGGCCATGCCGGTGGATGTTGGTGTTCAGCCATTCCTTCAGCTCGAGGAACTTGCCCTTGCTGATCTGCTTCTGCAGGTCGGGGATCTGCTCGTTGATCGTGTCCCACAGCTGCGCGGCGTACAGGTTCCCCAGCGTGTACGTCGGGAAATACCCGATGAGCCCGAAGCTCCAGTGCACATCCTGCAAACACCCGCGCCGATCATCCGGCACGTCAACGCCCAGGTACTCCTTGTACCGCCGGTTCCACTCGCCCGGCACGTCCTTGACCGCCATGTCGCCGGCGATCAGCGCCCGCTCGATCTCGAAGCGGATCATCACGTGCATGTTGTACGTGCCCTCGTCGGCCTCCACGCGGATCAGGCTGGGCTGCGTGGTGTTGGTCGCCAGGTACAGGTCCTTGGGTGTGTACTTGTCGAACTTCCTGGAGAGGTGCTTGACGATCTGCGGGTGCGCCCACTTCCAGAAGGCCTTGCTGCGGCCCACGAAGTTCTCCCACATCCGGGACTGGCTCTCGTGGATGCCGAGCGAGATCGCCTCCGCCAGGGGCTGGCCGAAGAGCGGGCCGTGCTTGTTCTTGGCGAGCTTGGGCAGCCCCTGCTCATACAGCCCGTGCCCGGCCTCGTGCATGGTGCCGTACAGGGCGTCGGTGAACTTCTCGTCGCGGTACCGCGTCGTGAGCCGCGTGTCGCCGGGCGCAAAGCCCGAGCAGAAGGGGTGCGTCGTCACGTCCAGCCGCCCGGCGGACAGGTCAAAGCCCATGTGCTCGAGCACCTTCTGCCCGAACTTGTGCTGGTCGGCAGGGTCACACGCGATGCTCAGCACCTTCGTGTTGACCTTCGTGCCCGACGCCTGCACCTGCTGGATCAGCTCCGTCAAGCTCGCCCGCAGCGGCGTGAATATCTTCTCGACCTCCGCCGCCGTCATCCCCGGCTCGTACTCGTTCAGCAGCGCGTCGTACAGCTCGCCGCCTTTCGGCGCACCGTACGCCTCCGCCTTGCGGCGCGTCAGCGCCATCATCTTCTCAAGCCACGGCGCGAAGGCCG is a genomic window containing:
- a CDS encoding c-type cytochrome, with protein sequence MRAAIILILALAAGGGILYMATSPRTNKDGGKEAPAGKVTKTAAPAPLSDADLRAHGQYLVTIMACNDCHTPHDDKGQPIKDRLLSGHPEQAPLPTWNPSMIQQGNIGTIAPTLTAFATPLGTAVAPNLTPDMETGLLGVMTLDTFAKSFKTGQHWKGGRPILPPMPVGYYKELKDEDVKAIYTYLKSLPAVKNKAPDSTFTPPPGMPAAPAPGH
- a CDS encoding HD domain-containing protein, with amino-acid sequence MSTIANTTTPTPRPAPTKPARTYIKDFSEPPQDIAGEFAIINKQLGTTKDQKKYFLKCLLGDKTGQVPARMWTIDEPTYTSLPTDGFVYVEGQTQAYQGEVQFIIQRIRPIEPTPEQMRDLLPCSARDCDEMFGELLAVLDTLTHPAAKALAKAYTDDKFLMDALKQAPAAKSMHHAYLGGLLEHTLTLVKLADRICPLYPKINRDIVILGLFLHDLGKTRELCYDRAFCYSDRGELIGHIVDGAIMLHDKAQLVMRDYGLRLPHGLLTVLQHIIISHHGQPEFGAAKVPSTPEAILVSQLDNLDAKTTMSLAAARPDRANAFDLGGNFTEKQWALDTKLYRPDPLA
- a CDS encoding choice-of-anchor R domain-containing protein is translated as MRPALTITTIAAITAITALTATHTSADVLFSNFGPGDSYDTVYGWTLSYGGPLGGDAFEDAVPFTVTGGNYYFDSAEVAVNHFYGPDRVFFTLHADASGVPGAVLDQTSAGGTITPGTMPPPMLAPFGGDVILQNGQTYWLSLRTEETDAHLSWAYNVVDDFGLRAWQVNNGPWNPATGIPGTDSERAAFRINATPVPPPPHSPSSPSPSPPSPAAAADLSKCTDDVLACHGDVFVAMRLRRGPHSDHVWHAHRLGEHVLACHGNVFVAMDSRPQTPGSRPNSHHHLT
- a CDS encoding carboxypeptidase M32, which encodes MTATAAAPSAASKDSTSPYGELCKALYDVATLSAVSQLLSWDQETYMPAAAAGNRAEQQAMLAALVHERKTSPRMGELLAACESDSALNKSGSESAANLREIRRDYDLATKLPAELVAELARTGSQAQEAWKHAREKSDFAAFAPWLEKMMALTRRKAEAYGAPKGGELYDALLNEYEPGMTAAEVEKIFTPLRASLTELIQQVQASGTKVNTKVLSIACDPADQHKFGQKVLEHMGFDLSAGRLDVTTHPFCSGFAPGDTRLTTRYRDEKFTDALYGTMHEAGHGLYEQGLPKLAKNKHGPLFGQPLAEAISLGIHESQSRMWENFVGRSKAFWKWAHPQIVKHLSRKFDKYTPKDLYLATNTTQPSLIRVEADEGTYNMHVMIRFEIERALIAGDMAVKDVPGEWNRRYKEYLGVDVPDDRRGCLQDVHWSFGLIGYFPTYTLGNLYAAQLWDTINEQIPDLQKQISKGKFLELKEWLNTNIHRHGRRYLAGELCKKVTGKELSAEPLLRHLREKAEAVYGI